DNA from Fusobacterium sp. IOR10:
TTTGTACTATGTATATATGGCAATGAAACTTGCAAAAAAAGAAGGAAGAAATGACATTACAGCCCTTCCTTCAGGAGTATCAACTCCAGCCATGTTTGTTATATTATATGGGGTAATAATGCCCCTTAACTATAGTTTAAATGATCCTCAACTTACTTGGTCAGCAGCAGTTGCAGCTTGCTTTATAGGTGGGATGGTTGAATTTTGTGGAGGATTTATAGGTCCTTGGATGAAAAAAAATATTCCCCGTGCAGCTTTACTTGGAACAGTTGCAGGAATAGGATTTATTTGGATGGCAACTCAAGGATTATTTGATATATTTAGTGATCCTATAATTGGACTACCAATATTTATAATAGCTATGATAGGACTGTTCGGAGGATATTTATTTCCTAAAAGAATTCCACCTTTAGTAGTTGCAGTATTAGGTGGGGTAGTTTATGCTTATTGTTTAGGAAGAACAGAAATAGATTTTACAGGAATAGGTTTTTATTTTCCAAACCCAATTAATACAATACAAAACCTTATAAATGGTTTTGCTGTTGTAGCTCCATATTTAACAATAATTATTCCAATAGAAATTTATAATTTTGTAGAAACAATGGATAATGTTGAAGCTGCAAATGCAGCAGGGGATAATTACAGTGTAAGGGAAGCACAATTTGCAGATGGTGTTTGTACAATGATTTCAGCTATATTTGGAGGAGTAGTTCCAAATACAGTGTGGTTAGGGCATGCAGGATTAAAAAAGGCAGATGCAGGAATAGGATATTCAGTTGTTTCAGGAATAATATTAGCTAGTTCAGGAATATTTGGATTGTTTACATTTTTAAGTAAAATGGTTCCCCCAGCAATTTGTGGGATAACATATTTATGGTGTGCAGTTATAATGGTAGCTCAAGCATTTAGAGTTTGTAAAAGAAAACAATTTGCAGCAGTTGTAGTTTCAATGATTCCACCAGTTGCAGATTTCTTATTTACTCAAGTATCAGGTGCAATGGGAGTTTCTAATATTTGGACAGAGGTAACAGCTTCTGGAGTAAATGGTTATACACCTGAAGTTTCTAAGATGCTTATAGATTCTGGTGTTATGTGGCATGGAATACCTGAAGTTAAGGCAGGTGCAATTATAATAGGAATAATAGTAGGAACTTTAACTTCTTGTATAATAGACAGAAATTTAAATAAAGCTTCTATAACAATGTTTTTTGCAGCAGGATTATCAATTTTTGGATTTATTCATAGTTCAGCATTGGGATTCTATCCAAATTCACAATTTTTTAAAGCCTATGTAATATCTGCAGTATTATTATATGTTTTACATTTAGGAAGTAAAACTTCATGGTTACAAGAACAAGAAGATTTTGATTATGTATAAAAAAATAGTCTGGACTTTTAAAGTCCAGACTATTTTATTTCATTTTATTTAATCCTTTTTCAGTTAGGCGAGATCCTCCCCTTCCCTTTAAAGGAATAATATATCCTTCTTCTTTTAATTCATTAAAGAGTGTTCTAATTTTAGCATCAGTTATGAATATATTAATTTTTTTCAATTCATTCATTAGAATTTTTCTTCCACACCCCTTTCCTAAAAGATGGAAATTATACATAATATTTAAGATTTGATTTTTTAAAGATTTAGTGTTTTCAATTATATTTTTATTTAAATTAATATGAGAACATTCTAAAATATATGCAGGAAGAGATTGAGGTTCAATTATTTTTTCATCTAAGCAGAAAAAATACTCCATACAATTTTTCAATTCCCTTATATTTCCTGGCCAATCATAATTTATTAAAATATCCTTAGTTTTATTTGTAAAAGCAAAATTGATATTAGCTTCCTTTTTTAAAGAATCTATAATTAATCTAATGTCTTGTTTTCTCTCTCTAAGGGGAGGAATAGTTAAAGGCAGAGTATTTAACCTATAATATAAATCCTTTCTGAATTTTTTTTCTTGAACAAGAATTGATAAATTTTCATTGGTTACAGCAATTATTCTAACATCTATTTTTATAATGCTATCTCCTCCAACTTTTATAATTTCTTTTTCTTGAATAACACGTA
Protein-coding regions in this window:
- a CDS encoding xanthine/uracil/vitamin C permease, which produces MKSNSHIPFFKKGDIGGLTYIVTNNVINYLIVIATLSGVLEWPDEIVYGKVIPGMSIGLGLSCLYYVYMAMKLAKKEGRNDITALPSGVSTPAMFVILYGVIMPLNYSLNDPQLTWSAAVAACFIGGMVEFCGGFIGPWMKKNIPRAALLGTVAGIGFIWMATQGLFDIFSDPIIGLPIFIIAMIGLFGGYLFPKRIPPLVVAVLGGVVYAYCLGRTEIDFTGIGFYFPNPINTIQNLINGFAVVAPYLTIIIPIEIYNFVETMDNVEAANAAGDNYSVREAQFADGVCTMISAIFGGVVPNTVWLGHAGLKKADAGIGYSVVSGIILASSGIFGLFTFLSKMVPPAICGITYLWCAVIMVAQAFRVCKRKQFAAVVVSMIPPVADFLFTQVSGAMGVSNIWTEVTASGVNGYTPEVSKMLIDSGVMWHGIPEVKAGAIIIGIIVGTLTSCIIDRNLNKASITMFFAAGLSIFGFIHSSALGFYPNSQFFKAYVISAVLLYVLHLGSKTSWLQEQEDFDYV